The proteins below are encoded in one region of Fibrella aestuarina BUZ 2:
- a CDS encoding TonB-dependent receptor domain-containing protein has product MNVNYLLVRPTRWLLMLVCVWSVSTAFAQTKTITGNILGADGSALPGANVGIKVANRFTTTDGNGAFTLTGVPNEAVTLVASYVGYMTQDVRVAAGQTNVRIVLTRDERVLDEIVVTGVFDERKRMDASIAITTLSSRQIELQVPNSAPDLLRNVPGVYVNSSVGEIRNSVSSRGITIGSTDGSFGYEYVSMQEDGLPVTNTTYFSYGPDFFLRADATLGRLDAVRGGPASVAAANAPGGIFNYVSKTGGNAFAGEVRLKYGLLGDGQNSLGRIDGDLGGPLGRNWFYNIGGFYRYDQGARYPGYPMNVGGQVKANLEKKYARGNLKIFLKYLDDKNGFAQPMLTKGYETPELAPGFNSSATNFPDAFSYSGQDLVNGGRYSFDSRNQVKSKYKSVAFTWDHDLGNNWSFSNATKYSDNAVLYNTLGGVIPSSITDLVPYFFLGGFGAGLPGSFTYRSLKTGETLANVAVTGGVPKVTSSQLPGQDVLPNSVLLIPLSFYDNTVNELLERFSIKKKTATMSFNLGGYYGYSNAHRYSGGDIALATIENHPQLLSLSFTGVPLYGVSNGVPITGPSGTYQITNPVGVGQGTGNLGAYISFNATQNQGALFFGHTWNLSDKWTFDWGARYERVNIKGYNVRPNLVGSPLSGGTDGNPLTTFDNNRLDTLGTYRFDYTINTLSYSAALNYKLNDNLAIYGRYSQGKKAPDLDFYFTLNTPQNLKLYRPQVRSTEQIEFGLKAGFGKSNLFVTPFWSVLSGVPVGQIFQDTNGSYYFPPRTYAKYRTAGVEIETNVYLNPHLSVRGVATFQKSLLDEYTVWVANANGPADDTQLSYSGNEADNSPRAMLNITPTYTANKFYTFLTWSYLGARQANAANVFKLPAFSQFDFSAGYTVSKSFQLALNINNLFNTYGVMTFQRPGSLAQVLGGNASFSKKEYDAAVAANTPYSTVGIQPRAYYLTATVKF; this is encoded by the coding sequence ATGAATGTTAACTATTTACTAGTCAGGCCAACACGTTGGCTGCTGATGCTGGTTTGTGTCTGGTCGGTCAGCACGGCGTTTGCCCAGACAAAAACGATTACCGGCAATATCTTGGGTGCAGACGGGAGCGCATTGCCCGGGGCTAACGTCGGCATAAAAGTGGCCAACCGGTTTACCACGACCGACGGCAATGGCGCTTTTACGCTCACTGGCGTGCCCAACGAAGCGGTTACGCTGGTGGCCTCCTACGTGGGCTACATGACCCAGGACGTAAGGGTTGCGGCCGGCCAGACCAACGTGCGGATTGTATTGACCAGAGACGAGCGCGTGCTGGATGAGATCGTGGTGACGGGCGTATTCGACGAGCGGAAACGGATGGATGCCTCCATTGCCATCACCACCCTTAGCAGCCGACAGATCGAGTTGCAGGTGCCCAACAGCGCGCCGGATTTGCTCAGAAACGTACCCGGCGTGTATGTGAACTCGTCGGTGGGCGAAATTCGGAACAGCGTATCGTCGCGCGGCATCACGATCGGGTCCACCGATGGCAGCTTTGGCTACGAGTACGTATCCATGCAGGAAGATGGCCTGCCCGTGACCAACACCACCTACTTCAGCTACGGTCCCGACTTTTTTCTGCGGGCCGATGCCACGCTGGGCCGGCTGGACGCTGTACGCGGCGGGCCCGCGTCTGTGGCGGCTGCCAACGCGCCGGGCGGTATCTTCAACTACGTGTCGAAAACCGGAGGTAATGCGTTTGCGGGCGAGGTGCGCCTGAAATACGGCCTGCTGGGCGACGGGCAGAACAGCCTCGGTCGGATCGACGGCGACCTGGGTGGGCCGCTGGGCCGCAACTGGTTCTACAACATCGGGGGCTTTTACCGGTACGATCAGGGCGCGCGGTATCCGGGCTACCCGATGAACGTCGGGGGGCAGGTGAAGGCAAACCTTGAGAAGAAATATGCCCGTGGTAACCTGAAGATTTTCCTGAAATACCTCGATGATAAAAATGGATTCGCGCAGCCAATGCTGACGAAGGGCTACGAAACCCCCGAACTGGCCCCCGGCTTCAACAGCAGCGCCACCAACTTTCCGGACGCCTTCAGCTATTCGGGGCAGGACCTGGTGAACGGGGGGCGCTATTCGTTCGATTCGCGGAATCAGGTGAAGAGCAAGTACAAGTCGGTTGCCTTCACCTGGGATCACGACCTGGGCAACAACTGGAGTTTCAGCAACGCGACGAAATATTCCGATAACGCGGTGCTCTACAACACGCTGGGCGGGGTCATTCCGTCGTCGATCACGGACCTGGTTCCTTATTTCTTTCTGGGTGGTTTCGGGGCTGGCCTGCCCGGATCGTTTACCTACCGCAGCCTGAAAACGGGCGAAACCCTCGCCAACGTAGCCGTTACCGGCGGCGTACCGAAGGTTACGTCGAGCCAGTTGCCGGGGCAGGACGTGCTGCCAAATTCGGTGCTGCTCATCCCGCTGAGCTTCTACGACAACACGGTAAACGAATTGCTGGAGCGGTTTTCCATCAAAAAGAAAACCGCCACGATGAGCTTCAATCTGGGTGGTTACTACGGCTATTCAAACGCGCACCGGTATTCGGGCGGCGATATTGCGCTGGCTACGATCGAGAACCACCCGCAACTGCTTTCGCTGAGCTTTACGGGCGTACCGCTCTACGGCGTGAGCAACGGCGTGCCGATCACGGGGCCATCGGGGACCTACCAGATAACCAATCCGGTTGGGGTTGGCCAGGGCACGGGGAATCTGGGCGCTTACATCTCATTCAACGCGACCCAGAACCAGGGAGCGTTGTTTTTCGGCCACACCTGGAACCTGAGCGACAAATGGACGTTCGACTGGGGTGCCCGCTACGAACGGGTGAACATCAAGGGCTACAACGTCAGGCCAAACCTGGTTGGCTCGCCGCTATCGGGCGGAACGGACGGCAACCCGCTGACGACCTTCGACAACAACCGACTCGATACGCTGGGTACGTACCGCTTCGACTACACCATCAACACCCTCTCGTACTCGGCTGCCTTAAACTATAAACTCAACGACAACCTGGCCATCTACGGGCGTTATTCGCAGGGGAAGAAGGCCCCCGACCTCGACTTCTATTTCACGCTCAACACGCCGCAAAACCTGAAGCTGTACCGGCCACAAGTACGTAGTACGGAGCAGATCGAGTTTGGGCTGAAGGCCGGATTCGGTAAATCCAACCTGTTCGTTACGCCGTTCTGGAGCGTGCTGAGCGGCGTGCCGGTTGGGCAGATCTTTCAGGATACCAACGGGTCGTACTACTTCCCGCCCCGAACCTACGCCAAATACCGAACCGCCGGGGTCGAGATTGAAACGAACGTATACCTGAATCCCCACTTGAGCGTGCGCGGGGTGGCCACGTTCCAGAAATCGCTGCTCGATGAGTATACGGTGTGGGTGGCCAATGCCAACGGCCCCGCCGATGACACGCAGCTATCGTATTCCGGCAACGAAGCCGACAACAGCCCGCGCGCGATGCTGAACATCACTCCGACCTATACCGCCAATAAATTCTATACCTTTCTGACCTGGTCGTATCTGGGGGCGCGGCAGGCCAATGCGGCCAACGTGTTTAAGCTACCGGCGTTCTCGCAGTTTGACTTCAGCGCGGGCTACACGGTTTCCAAGTCGTTTCAGCTTGCCTTGAACATCAACAACCTGTTCAATACCTACGGGGTGATGACGTTTCAACGGCCCGGCAGCTTGGCCCAGGTGCTGGGGGGTAATGCCAGCTTCTCGAAAAAAGAGTACGATGCGGCCGTAGCCGCCAATACGCCCTATTCGACCGTTGGGATACAGCCCCGGGCGTACTACCTGACCGCTACCGTTAAGTTCTGA
- a CDS encoding helix-turn-helix domain-containing protein produces MLLKLPYIDPVDFASALTGEYGFTSQEVWNAHQINLPEVSGVGSLLLFVRKDIHFFRGKWTFKNPTAFLSPDEVGKNNVIDLRISSDGIIDSAALKGQDKFQYDITDVDGMRLFIPERYLPGDRRKIAATLDYFCLNPHVSELFRQLFYIDYEALGNSILVESKMLEFLHLFVDFLKKVDNRVAYGELSQRQLACLKMAKELIDQQTPATVSINELSRKLGINECDLKSGFRKLFGLPIHQYVIKTRLERARELIIHTDTPIQHICDQVGYTNRGHFAQLYLKVYGVTPLNDRQRAIRSVTR; encoded by the coding sequence GTGCTTCTGAAACTGCCCTATATCGACCCTGTCGACTTTGCCAGCGCATTGACTGGCGAATATGGCTTTACGTCGCAGGAGGTGTGGAATGCCCATCAGATCAACCTGCCCGAGGTAAGCGGCGTAGGCTCGTTGCTCCTGTTCGTTCGTAAGGATATTCATTTCTTTCGGGGCAAATGGACTTTCAAAAACCCAACTGCCTTTCTCTCGCCTGATGAAGTCGGAAAAAATAATGTGATCGACCTGCGGATCAGTTCGGATGGCATTATTGATTCGGCAGCTCTGAAGGGACAGGATAAATTTCAGTATGATATTACCGACGTTGACGGAATGCGCCTGTTTATTCCGGAGCGCTACCTGCCGGGAGACCGACGGAAGATCGCCGCTACCCTGGATTATTTTTGCCTTAATCCCCATGTGAGTGAGCTATTCAGGCAGCTTTTTTATATCGACTACGAGGCGCTGGGTAACTCTATTCTGGTCGAGAGTAAGATGCTGGAGTTCCTTCACCTGTTCGTCGACTTTCTGAAGAAAGTAGATAACCGTGTTGCCTACGGCGAGCTATCGCAGCGCCAGCTTGCCTGCCTTAAAATGGCCAAGGAGCTCATCGATCAGCAGACACCTGCTACCGTTTCGATCAACGAACTGAGCCGGAAACTTGGCATCAACGAATGTGATCTCAAGAGTGGCTTCCGGAAACTGTTCGGCTTGCCGATTCATCAATACGTAATAAAGACCCGGCTCGAACGAGCACGTGAGCTGATCATTCATACCGATACGCCTATTCAGCACATCTGCGATCAGGTGGGGTACACAAACCGAGGCCACTTTGCCCAGCTTTATCTGAAAGTGTACGGGGTCACCCCGCTCAACGACCGGCAACGCGCCATCCGGTCCGTGACCCGATAG
- a CDS encoding c-type cytochrome, with protein MINPNQLRPLVSALYGLVATVILMLMLVVVMVFLMPAETPAMADAGGAPTPTATSGAPTAAPKAPSADAVAGKEIFNNNCAACHSAGADKLVGPGLKGVRQRTPGEAWLQKWIRNSSALIASGDAYAVKVFNDNGQVQMTSFASLTDQQIKQILDYVDSSN; from the coding sequence ATGATCAATCCCAATCAACTCCGCCCCCTTGTTTCGGCCCTGTATGGCCTGGTTGCCACGGTCATCCTGATGCTCATGCTCGTGGTCGTGATGGTTTTTCTGATGCCTGCTGAGACGCCCGCCATGGCCGATGCCGGCGGCGCACCAACCCCGACCGCAACTAGTGGTGCACCGACTGCCGCTCCCAAAGCCCCATCGGCTGATGCAGTGGCGGGCAAAGAAATTTTCAATAACAACTGCGCCGCCTGCCACAGCGCCGGGGCCGACAAACTGGTCGGGCCGGGGCTAAAAGGCGTGCGGCAACGTACCCCCGGCGAGGCGTGGCTCCAGAAATGGATTCGCAATTCATCAGCCCTGATTGCTTCCGGCGATGCCTACGCCGTGAAAGTGTTCAACGATAACGGGCAAGTACAGATGACCTCGTTTGCCAGCCTCACCGATCAACAGATCAAGCAGATTCTGGACTACGTAGATTCCAGCAATTAA
- a CDS encoding CocE/NonD family hydrolase produces the protein MTTLVNTPLRLLSLLGCWLAVLVSYAQPATTKDLYQKYEYQIPMRDGVKLFTIVYVPRDASATNTYPMVMQRTCYSVAPYGPDAYRPLISPSATMMREKYIVVYQDVRGRWMSEGTWTNMTPNVPDPVAAPASTKRGKAKAKTTSPASLSVDESSDTYDTIEWLLKNVPNNNGRVGMWGISYPGFYTAAALPDAHPALKASSPQAPVSDFFFDDFHHNGAFIQAYLFTFPVFGVQHPAPTTKSWYDDQMIKTGTRDGYQWQLDLGPLKNANRYYKDNFYWQETMAHPNYDAFWQQRSILPHLKGVKHAVMTVGGWFDAEDLYGPLNIYKTLERNNPTMAANTLVMGPFGHGRWSAETGHTLHSNIYFGDSIATFYQRNIEAKFFRAHLKGDGKSDLPEAYLFDTGRKEWKTFDKWPAANAETQTFYLAANGNLTKQGATLAASEFVSDPNKPVPYTEDNTTTASFTPFNYMSEDQRFAGRRPDVLTFQTDVLTEDLTLGGEITAKLNVSTTGTDADWVVKLIDVYPGDEPNHPYMPNKNVILSGYQQMVRSEVMRGRFRNSFSTPEAFKPNEPTNATFRLQDVLHTVKKGHRLMIQVQSTWFPLIDRNPQTFVPNIFLANPADFQKQTHRVYGNSAIEVQVLK, from the coding sequence GTGACTACGCTCGTGAACACGCCCCTGCGTTTGCTCAGCCTGCTAGGCTGTTGGTTGGCCGTTCTGGTCAGTTATGCCCAGCCCGCCACCACCAAAGACCTGTACCAGAAGTACGAATACCAGATTCCCATGCGCGACGGCGTGAAGCTGTTCACAATCGTGTATGTCCCGCGCGACGCCTCGGCGACCAACACGTACCCGATGGTGATGCAACGTACCTGCTACAGCGTGGCCCCCTACGGCCCCGATGCCTACCGCCCGCTTATCAGCCCGTCGGCCACGATGATGCGCGAGAAGTACATTGTGGTGTATCAGGACGTGCGCGGGCGCTGGATGAGCGAAGGCACCTGGACCAACATGACGCCGAACGTACCGGACCCGGTAGCCGCCCCCGCGTCGACCAAACGCGGAAAAGCTAAAGCCAAGACCACCAGCCCGGCGAGCCTGTCGGTGGATGAAAGCTCGGATACCTATGACACCATCGAGTGGCTGCTGAAGAACGTACCCAACAACAACGGGCGCGTGGGCATGTGGGGCATCAGTTACCCCGGTTTCTACACCGCCGCGGCCCTGCCCGATGCCCACCCGGCCCTGAAAGCCTCGTCGCCGCAGGCCCCCGTCAGCGACTTTTTCTTCGACGATTTCCACCACAACGGGGCGTTCATTCAGGCCTACCTGTTCACCTTCCCGGTCTTCGGCGTGCAGCATCCGGCCCCCACGACCAAATCGTGGTACGATGATCAGATGATCAAAACCGGCACCCGCGACGGCTACCAGTGGCAACTGGATTTGGGGCCACTGAAAAACGCTAACCGCTACTATAAAGACAATTTCTACTGGCAGGAAACGATGGCGCATCCCAACTACGATGCGTTCTGGCAGCAACGGAGCATTCTGCCCCATCTGAAAGGCGTCAAACACGCCGTCATGACTGTGGGCGGCTGGTTCGACGCCGAAGACCTCTATGGCCCGCTGAACATCTACAAAACGCTGGAGCGCAACAACCCCACGATGGCTGCCAACACGCTGGTGATGGGGCCGTTTGGGCACGGGCGCTGGTCGGCCGAGACGGGCCACACGCTGCACAGCAACATCTATTTTGGCGACAGCATCGCCACCTTTTACCAGCGGAACATCGAAGCGAAATTCTTCCGGGCGCACCTCAAAGGCGATGGCAAGAGCGATCTGCCCGAAGCCTACCTGTTCGATACAGGTCGGAAAGAGTGGAAAACGTTTGACAAATGGCCCGCCGCCAATGCCGAGACCCAGACGTTCTACCTCGCCGCCAACGGGAACCTGACCAAGCAGGGAGCCACGCTGGCCGCTTCCGAATTTGTGAGCGACCCCAATAAACCGGTGCCCTACACGGAAGACAACACCACGACGGCGAGCTTTACACCCTTCAACTACATGTCGGAAGATCAGCGCTTTGCGGGCCGCCGACCCGACGTGCTCACCTTCCAGACCGATGTGCTGACCGAAGACCTGACGCTGGGCGGCGAGATCACGGCCAAGCTGAACGTGAGCACCACCGGCACCGACGCTGACTGGGTTGTCAAACTCATCGACGTATACCCCGGCGACGAGCCGAACCACCCCTATATGCCGAACAAAAACGTGATACTGAGTGGCTACCAGCAGATGGTGCGGTCGGAGGTTATGCGCGGTCGTTTCCGCAATTCGTTCTCGACACCCGAGGCGTTCAAGCCCAACGAACCTACCAACGCGACCTTCCGGCTACAGGATGTGCTGCACACGGTCAAGAAAGGCCACCGGCTGATGATTCAGGTGCAGAGCACCTGGTTCCCGCTCATCGACCGTAACCCGCAGACCTTCGTGCCCAACATTTTCCTGGCTAACCCTGCTGACTTCCAGAAACAGACGCACCGGGTTTACGGCAATTCGGCCATTGAGGTGCAGGTGCTGAAGTAA